In one window of Musa acuminata AAA Group cultivar baxijiao chromosome BXJ3-2, Cavendish_Baxijiao_AAA, whole genome shotgun sequence DNA:
- the LOC103975479 gene encoding uncharacterized protein LOC103975479: MASSADAERGGEEGDGAAISVVEWQGWGTSSPVTATVMEVIKDIKALARDSDAPMTFGGLGGKLKGTFKDQEDKKHRSVYESICDSENKMQFFSARQIACRLLGNRGHLCRKCWLAMEDCMCSRLVKCSLWCSIKFWLYMHPKDFLRQNNTGKLLWQIFGIQSAALCLFGIREHEDIMWSAFRDSGKGMVWFVYPNQNSSPMSVEDLFSSGPFTGLESQKMDFGEKPLNFVLIDGTWSNSSAMHRRLKERWALTWGEEHLPCISLSTLGASVMHKLRPQPSWDRTCTAAAAAGILWELHLVPRLSIYGLDKQAEAVENALDVLLDALVQRRLRKGRSITRKERHNNCI, from the exons ATGGCGTCGTCGGCCGACGCCGAGAGGGGAGGTGAAGAAGGGGACGGGGCAGCGATTAGCGTGGTGGAATGGCAGGGTTGGGGCACCTCCTCCCCGGTAACCGCAACGGTGATGGAGGTGATCAAGGACATCAAGGCCTTGGCGAGAGATTCCGACGCCCCCATGACCTTTGGCGGCTTAGGTGGGAAGCTCAAG GGTACCTTCAAGGATCAGGAGGATAAAAAGCATAGGTCAGTTTATGAATCCATATGTGATTCTGAAAATAAGATGCAGTTCTTTTCTGCAAGGCAAATAGCGTGTCGTTTGCTTGGAAATCGAGGACACCTATGCCGGAAG TGCTGGCTTGCTATGGAAGATTGCATGTGTTCTAGGCTTGTTAAATGCTCATTATGGTGCAGCATTAAGTTTTGGCTCTATATGCATCCAAAG GACTTCTTGCGCCAAAATAACACTGGAAAGTTGTTATGGCAAATATTTGGAATTCAATCTGCAGCTTTGTGCCTTTTTGGCATCCGTGAACATGAGGATATCATGTGGAGTGCTTTCAGAGATTCAG GGAAAGGTATGGTATGGTTTGTTTATCCCAATCAGAATTCATCACCAATGTCTGTTGAGGATCTCTTTTCAAGTGGCCCATTTACTGGTCTTGAGAGTCAAAAGATG gattttggtgagaagccATTGAATTTTGTTCTGATTGATGGTACTTGGAGCAACTCATCTGCAATGCACAGACGTTTGAAG GAGAGGTGGGCATTAACATGGGGAGAGGAACATCTGCCTTGTATTTCTCTGTCGACCCTGGGTGCCTCTGTAATGCATAAGTTACG GCCTCAACCATCATGGGATCGAACCTgtacagctgctgctgctgcagggaTTCTCTGGGAACTGCATCTTGTTCCTAGACTTAGCATATATGGGTTGGATAAACAGGCTGAGGCGGTAGAGAATGCATTGGATGTGTTGCTGGATGCTCTTGTGCAACGACGCTTGCGCAAGGGTAGGTCCATCACACGGAAAGAGAGGCACAACAACTGCATATAA
- the LOC135631917 gene encoding RNA-binding KH domain-containing protein RCF3-like isoform X1 — translation MERSRSKRSYHYDPDAHSQSPPPRSKPRYDGGGGGHHRRGNHHRRSGDRRGPPPPPPPPPPPPPPALPSSSAPSPSHKAQDGSPHPGAVTTFFRILCPDAKVGGVIGKYGSIIKAFRQDTGAWINVHQLAPDDDERIIETSDDRRREPDGRPPQYSPAEEALLLIHERIVDADFEFGGGNEEGYGGGGWGGGVRDRGRLTTRLVVPRSHVGCLLGKGGKIIEQMRNETKTHIRILPRDQYTPRCVSDTEEIVQVVGEGNCVKKAVAIILSRLKESLHRDRGPFRGRVYSPERYDEFVNNTQHISAVEESYLASRSSSGLDRARNNSYGSLPPGYSFDSDGNPVNDHSQAFPCEDLVFRILCPHDKVERVIGVTDGIIEMLRADIGVDVSVADPIPGSDECIITITSEEGPDDDLFPAQEALLHIQTHIVDLGPDKDNIITTRLLVPASEVALLEGMDGSLSDIRRLTCANIQILPKEDLPPCAMEADELVQIVGEIRAARNALVQVTAKLRDYLYRDNSVPRDALPPSISAPVHAVTGTGRDSNSPVKVSTGEAYQGGDPQAEVYQSIHATIGTWLPKDSGGCPSGSSEQKESNASDEVRPSSVRRFNVPLVTKSTLEVIIPEHAVPSLIMRSGSKLAQISEISGAAVTLIEDRPEQTGKIVQISGSPEQAEKAQSLLLGFILSTQDDIPSNQSK, via the exons ATGGAGCGATCGCGGTCCAAGAGGAGTTATCACTACGACCCCGACGCCCACTCCCAAAGCCCTCCCCCTCGATCCAAACCCCGCtatgacggcggcggcggcggccatcaCCGACGCGGCAACCACCACCGGCGCAGCGGCGACCGGCGTGGCCCGCCCCCGCCCCCGCCTCCCCCTCCACCCCCGCCCCCGCCGGCGCTCCCCTCCTCCTCCGCACCCTCCCCCTCCCACAAGGCCCAGGACGGCTCCCCCCACCCCGGTGCTGTCACCACCTTCTTCCGCATTCTCTGCCCCGACGCCAAAGTCGGCGGCGTCATCGGCAAGTACGGCAGCATCATCAAGGCCTTCCGGCAGGACACCGGAGCGTGGATCAACGTCCACCAGCTGGCCCCCGACGATGACGAACGGATCATCGAGACGTCGGACGACCGGAGGCGGGAGCCCGACGGCCGCCCGCCCCAGTACTCGCCGGCGGAGGAGGCGTTGCTGCTGATCCACGAGAGGATTGTGGATGCAGACTTCGAGTTCGGTGGTGGAAACGAGGAGGGATACGGCGGTGGAGGGTGGGGAGGTGGGGTGAGGGATCGAGGGAGGCTGACGACGAGGCTGGTCGTGCCGAGGTCCCATGTGGGGTGCTTGTTGGGCAAGGGGGGGAAGATTATCGAGCAGATGAGAAATGAGACCAAAACCCACATCCGGATCTTGCCACGGGATCAGTACACACCTCGATGCGTCTCGGACACCGAGGAGATAGTTCAG GTTGTTGGAGAGGGCAATTGTGTGAAGAAAGCTGTAGCAATTATTTTATCTCGTTTAAAGGAGAGCTTGCATCGTGATCGTGGTCCCTTCCGTGGACGAGTGTATTCACCAGAGCGCTACGATGAGTTTGTAAACAACACACAACATATATCAGCTGTTGAAGAATCTTATTTGGCTTCACGTTCTTCATCTGGATTAGATAGAGCAAGAAATAACTCATATGGTTCTCTCCCACCTGGATACTCATTTGATTCAGATGGAAATCCCGTGAATGACCACTCGCAGGCATTTCCCTGTGAGGACCTTGTATTCCGTATTCTTTGCCCCCATGACAAAGTCGAGAGAGTTATTGGAGTAACTGATGGAATCATTGAAATGCTGCGAGCTGATATAGGCGTGGACGTGAGTGTTGCTGATCCTATACCAGGTTCAGATGAATGCATCATAACTATTACTTCAGAAGAG GGGCCAGATGATGACCTTTTTCCAGCTCAGGAAGCTTTGTTGCATATCCAAACTCACATAGTAGACCTTGGTCCTGATAAGGATAACATCATAACAACAAGGCTTCTTGTTCCAGCAAGTGAAGTTGCTTTGCTGGAGGGGATGGATGGGTCACTGTCGGATATACGAAGATTGACCTGTGCCAATATACAGATATTGCCAAAAGAAGACCTTCCTCCTTGTGCAATGGAGGCTGATGAACTTGTACAG ATTGTAGGGGAGATCAGAGCAGCGAGAAATGCTCTTGTTCAGGTGACTGCAAAGCTACGTGATTATCTTTACCGTGATAATTCTGTACCAAGGGATGCATTGCCACCTTCAATCTCTGCCCCAGTCCATGCTGTTACCGGTACTGGACGGGATTCTAATTCTCCTGTCAAAGTATCAACCGGTGAAGCCTATCAAGGAGGTGATCCTCAAGCAGAAGTCTATCAAAGTATTCATGCTACAATAGGTACCTGGCTGCCAAag GACTCTGGAGGTTGTCCGAGTGGATCATCTGAACAGAAAGAGAGCAATGCCAGTGATGAAGTGAGGCCAAGTAGTGTGAGAAG ATTTAATGTCCCTCTGGTCACCAAGAGTACGTTGGAAGTTATCATACCAGAGCATGCAGTTCCAAGTCTAATTATGAGATCAGGGAGCAAGCTTGCTCAGATCAGTGAA ATATCTGGAGCAGCTGTTACGCTCATTGAAGATAGACCAGAGCAGACTGGAAAGATTGTTCAAATATCTGGAAGTCCGGAGCAGGCTGAGAAAGCCCAGAGTCTGCTTTTGGGATTTATATTAAGCA CTCAAGACGATATCCCTTCAAATCAATCGAAGTAA
- the LOC135631917 gene encoding RNA-binding KH domain-containing protein RCF3-like isoform X2, with protein MERSRSKRSYHYDPDAHSQSPPPRSKPRYDGGGGGHHRRGNHHRRSGDRRGPPPPPPPPPPPPPPALPSSSAPSPSHKAQDGSPHPGAVTTFFRILCPDAKVGGVIGKYGSIIKAFRQDTGAWINVHQLAPDDDERIIETSDDRRREPDGRPPQYSPAEEALLLIHERIVDADFEFGGGNEEGYGGGGWGGGVRDRGRLTTRLVVPRSHVGCLLGKGGKIIEQMRNETKTHIRILPRDQYTPRCVSDTEEIVQVVGEGNCVKKAVAIILSRLKESLHRDRGPFRGRVYSPERYDEFVNNTQHISAVEESYLASRSSSGLDRARNNSYGSLPPGYSFDSDGNPVNDHSQAFPCEDLVFRILCPHDKVERVIGVTDGIIEMLRADIGVDVSVADPIPGSDECIITITSEEGPDDDLFPAQEALLHIQTHIVDLGPDKDNIITTRLLVPASEVALLEGMDGSLSDIRRLTCANIQILPKEDLPPCAMEADELVQIVGEIRAARNALVQVTAKLRDYLYRDNSVPRDALPPSISAPVHAVTGTGRDSNSPVKVSTGEAYQGGDPQAEVYQSIHATIGTWLPKLFLAIRTLEVVRVDHLNRKRAMPVMK; from the exons ATGGAGCGATCGCGGTCCAAGAGGAGTTATCACTACGACCCCGACGCCCACTCCCAAAGCCCTCCCCCTCGATCCAAACCCCGCtatgacggcggcggcggcggccatcaCCGACGCGGCAACCACCACCGGCGCAGCGGCGACCGGCGTGGCCCGCCCCCGCCCCCGCCTCCCCCTCCACCCCCGCCCCCGCCGGCGCTCCCCTCCTCCTCCGCACCCTCCCCCTCCCACAAGGCCCAGGACGGCTCCCCCCACCCCGGTGCTGTCACCACCTTCTTCCGCATTCTCTGCCCCGACGCCAAAGTCGGCGGCGTCATCGGCAAGTACGGCAGCATCATCAAGGCCTTCCGGCAGGACACCGGAGCGTGGATCAACGTCCACCAGCTGGCCCCCGACGATGACGAACGGATCATCGAGACGTCGGACGACCGGAGGCGGGAGCCCGACGGCCGCCCGCCCCAGTACTCGCCGGCGGAGGAGGCGTTGCTGCTGATCCACGAGAGGATTGTGGATGCAGACTTCGAGTTCGGTGGTGGAAACGAGGAGGGATACGGCGGTGGAGGGTGGGGAGGTGGGGTGAGGGATCGAGGGAGGCTGACGACGAGGCTGGTCGTGCCGAGGTCCCATGTGGGGTGCTTGTTGGGCAAGGGGGGGAAGATTATCGAGCAGATGAGAAATGAGACCAAAACCCACATCCGGATCTTGCCACGGGATCAGTACACACCTCGATGCGTCTCGGACACCGAGGAGATAGTTCAG GTTGTTGGAGAGGGCAATTGTGTGAAGAAAGCTGTAGCAATTATTTTATCTCGTTTAAAGGAGAGCTTGCATCGTGATCGTGGTCCCTTCCGTGGACGAGTGTATTCACCAGAGCGCTACGATGAGTTTGTAAACAACACACAACATATATCAGCTGTTGAAGAATCTTATTTGGCTTCACGTTCTTCATCTGGATTAGATAGAGCAAGAAATAACTCATATGGTTCTCTCCCACCTGGATACTCATTTGATTCAGATGGAAATCCCGTGAATGACCACTCGCAGGCATTTCCCTGTGAGGACCTTGTATTCCGTATTCTTTGCCCCCATGACAAAGTCGAGAGAGTTATTGGAGTAACTGATGGAATCATTGAAATGCTGCGAGCTGATATAGGCGTGGACGTGAGTGTTGCTGATCCTATACCAGGTTCAGATGAATGCATCATAACTATTACTTCAGAAGAG GGGCCAGATGATGACCTTTTTCCAGCTCAGGAAGCTTTGTTGCATATCCAAACTCACATAGTAGACCTTGGTCCTGATAAGGATAACATCATAACAACAAGGCTTCTTGTTCCAGCAAGTGAAGTTGCTTTGCTGGAGGGGATGGATGGGTCACTGTCGGATATACGAAGATTGACCTGTGCCAATATACAGATATTGCCAAAAGAAGACCTTCCTCCTTGTGCAATGGAGGCTGATGAACTTGTACAG ATTGTAGGGGAGATCAGAGCAGCGAGAAATGCTCTTGTTCAGGTGACTGCAAAGCTACGTGATTATCTTTACCGTGATAATTCTGTACCAAGGGATGCATTGCCACCTTCAATCTCTGCCCCAGTCCATGCTGTTACCGGTACTGGACGGGATTCTAATTCTCCTGTCAAAGTATCAACCGGTGAAGCCTATCAAGGAGGTGATCCTCAAGCAGAAGTCTATCAAAGTATTCATGCTACAATAGGTACCTGGCTGCCAAag CTTTTTCTGGCAATCAGGACTCTGGAGGTTGTCCGAGTGGATCATCTGAACAGAAAGAGAGCAATGCCAGTGATGAAGTGA